Within the Telopea speciosissima isolate NSW1024214 ecotype Mountain lineage chromosome 4, Tspe_v1, whole genome shotgun sequence genome, the region TGGATAGAAATAAGGAACTGGTAGAAATCTATTACTTTTCATTGCATAATATGAAGCTGTAATGTTACGATATGTTTTCAATTAGCCGAGATGCATTTGAcctaaacaaaaaacaaacatgtGCGCTTATTGAGCAGGCCATCTTTATGTTAAGAGTGACGTTTATGGTTTCGGAGTGGTGCTACTTGAGATGCTAACGGGGCTACGAGCACTTGACCCGAACCGTCCTAGTGGGCAGCATAATTTGATTGAGTGGGCAAAGCCAAATCTATCCGACAGAAGAAAGTTAAAAACCATAATAGATGCTCAGATGGAAGACCAATGTCCCATGAAAGGTGCATTACTAGCTGGGAAACTGAGTTTGAATTGTCTTGAAAATGATCCTAGAAGTCGTCCATCCATGAAAGAAGTTGTGGAGAAATTAGAACAGATTGAAGCCATTAAGGTGAAGCCCAAGCCAGAGTCCAAAACCAGCTCTAGACATCCTACTACTGCTCATCACCATGCAGGTCAGCACCAGCAACAGCAGCATCGTTCCCCGCTTCACCCGAAGCACGATGGCGTTGGCAGAGGTGGTATGCACGTGAGCACAAGATGACTTCGTCTTCAACTGCCCATGAATGCTTTCGTCTGTGAAATTGTTTCCTAATATTAGAAggatcccaatttttttttctcatatctTCTCTTTGAAGTTAGTACATGGTCTTGTACTTTTGCCTTTATGGTGGACTGTGGTACTCTGATTGTATGAGATGTACTATAATATTCCACAAAGGGAGATTATTTTTTGAACATTTCTTTCTTGATGAGGTGTTGGTTCCAAACAATAACTTTCTGGATGAAGAAAGAATGACTTGAACAAGCCATGATAAAAGTTTTTCTGTAATCTTTTTTACGTCTCTGTTGAACCTTCAGCCAAAACATGCCTTAACCCTAGTTTCCATACAAGGTTCGGATGAGCCAGATTGATCGGAATTGGGACTGGCCTCAGCTGATCCGATCctgattcttgaaaccctgaTCTACAACCATAAACcaaccccccttccccctcccccagTCTTTAGTGCAGCATTGGtgcatttttatttattagtaaTAAGAAACTTCCTCATTATCTAGGTTGGAATTGGATCTTTGAGCTTAATTGTTGAATGGGTCACATTTGTTTTGTGAGCTTCAGTTAAGTCATGTGGTCAACAGTCAACTTATTAGCCCAATCCATTGTTATTCTCCCAATCATTCTGGATTCAGTGATGACCCAGTAATCACGGATTGCAATTTGGGGCACTTGACTTGGCAGATGATTTCAGACATTTGTACTACAAGGCTTAATTTCAAAAATTACAAGTCAAATAGTACTTTGAGACCTTGTTAAAACATCAAATTAACCTGAACTTTTCCACTGTCCAGAGATAAAtaacctggaaaaaaaaaaaaaaaaaactgaaccatCCATGAACTCACCATCTGGAATTTGAATTGATCAGTCCAAACCAATTCACAACCATTATTTGCAGTCAGACTCATGTCATCAAGCCCACACCTTTGCAAGTTGTTTCCAGGTTTGGGACCTTTCAGACCAGAATTCAGACTTTATAGTTACAGCAATTACTCttctttctccatcttcttatgctttttcttttgattctcCAAATAAGGGTGGAGGCGCTGGAAATTCAAGACAGCCCACACCATGTGCCATAAAGAGATCTCCGGCCAAAGCACGGCCGGAGAATACAAGTAGCAGTAGGTAGTCTGCCAAAGTAACAAATTGCTAAGCCGAGTCTCCCCAGAAGTGCGGACCAAGAAATCTGGCTCAGGACATATGACCGGATCCAAATGCCTCTCTATATCTTCCACACTTacattactactactactactactactactcatgatctgatcatcatcatcatcatcatctgttGGGTCTTTTTCcataatcttcttctctctgCAGGATCCATTAACAGCACGC harbors:
- the LOC122658275 gene encoding dehydrodolichyl diphosphate synthase 6-like — protein: MEEGYRAGYKALMSILKYCYELGINCISIYTFSIDNFKRGPNEVKLVMDILQEKLQALLQEKTILCSYSIRILICGDLKLLDEPLRVLAKEVMAITGNNKKLIFCIWVAYTSTNEIVRAVNGSCREKKIMEKDPTDDDDDDDQIMSSSSSSSSNVSVEDIERHLDPVICPEPDFLVRTSGETRLSNLLLWQTTYCYLYSPAVLWPEISLWHMVWAVLNFQRLHPYLENQKKKHKKMEKEE